GGCGCCTTCCAACCGCAGGACTGTGTGCGCATCCCCCGGCTACATTGCACGCCATGGCCTGCCGAAGACCCCCGCGGAGTTAAGCCGGCACAATTGCCTTCGTTACGTGATGGGTGAACAGACTTTCGAGCGCTGGAGTTTTCAGACGCCCGAAGGAATGGAAATGGTCCAGGTCATGGGCGATCGCATCAGCGACGATGCCGATATCGTCAGGCGTTGGGCGGTATCGGGGCTGGGGGTCGTCTACAAGTCCAAGCTCGATGTCATGGACGATATTCGCGGCGGCCGCCTGGTGGAAGTTTTCCCGCCGGACTACGGCCAGCCGGCGCCGCTGCAACTGGTCTGCGCTCATCGAACCTCACTGACGCCCGCGGTCCAGGTGTTGAGGTCTTTCCTGGCCGCGCGCTTGGAGCGTTATATCAGCGGATGAGCGGGGCGCGAGGCCCCGCGCTTGTGGGGGAGCCCCGACAATCAGTCATGCGCGGCGAAAGCGGGCTCCTCGACACGTAACAAGACCCGGGTCACCCGACGCTCTTCAACTTCCACGACGGTCATGCGCCAGCCCTGCCAACTGAGGGTGTCGCCAATGATCGGCAGGCGATCCAGCAGGCTCATTACCAGCCCGGCAAGCGTCTGGTAATCCTCTGTCGCTTCAACCAGGAAGCCGATGTGCTCGCGAATCTGACTGAGATTCAAGGCACCGCTGACGAGAAAACCACCTTCCTGGGGGACGATGTTAGGGCCTTCGATTTCGCTGGCATCCGGCAATTCGCCGGCAATGGACTCGAGGATGTCGGTCATGGTGAGCAGGCCCACGAAGTCGCCGAACTCGTTCACCACGAACGCGATATGGGTCGACTCCTTGCGCATCTGTTCCAACGCGTTAAGGATCGTGAAACTGTCGAGCAAGTTGATCGTTTTGCGCGCCATGGCTTCCAGGTTCGGCTGGTTGCCCGCCAGTATTTCCTTGAGAAGTTCTTTCTTGTGGACGAAGCCCAGGGGCTCATCCACGCGTCCTTCCCGAATCAACGGCAAGCGCGAATACGACGAGTGCATCAGCGCCGTACGGATCTGTTCCGGCGTGTCCGCCAGGTCAATATGGTCGATTTGCGCGCGAGGCGTCATCACATGGCGGATCGGGCGCTCTGCCAATTGCAGCACGCCACTGATCATGACCCGCTCGCGTCGATGGAAAACCTGTTCGTGTTCACCGTCGGCCAGCATGTCGGCGATTTCTTCGCCAACTTCATCGGCACCCAACTGTTTGCCGCCCAGCAGGCGCATCACCGCATGAGCCGTACGCTCACGCATCGGCAGAAGGCCTTGCAGGCTTTTCTTGCGACGCGAGCGTGCCAATTGGTTGAACAGTTCGATCAGGATCGAGAAGCCAATCGCGGCGTACAAATAACCTTTGGGAATGTGAAAGCCCAGGCCCTCGGCGGTGAGGCTGAAGCCGATCATCATCAGGAAGCCCAGGCAGAGCATGATAACGGTGGGATGGCCGTTGACGAATTTCGTCAGCGGTTTGCTTGCCACAATCATCAAGCCGATGGAGAAAATCACCGCGATCATCATGACCGACAAGTGCTCCACCATGCCCACGGCGGTAATCACCGCATCCAGGGAAAAGACCGCATCCAGCACGACAATTTGCGCGACGATAGGCCAGAACATCGCGTAGGCGGCATTACCGGCGCGTTGCGTCACGTGGCCCTCAAGCCGCTCGTGCAATTCCATGGTCGCTTTGAACAACAGGAACACACCGCCGAACAGCATGATCAAGTCCCGACCCGAGAACGTCTTGTCGAACAGTTCGAACAGCGGGTTGGTCAGGGTCACCATCCAAGAGATGCTGGCCAGCAGGCCAAGACGCATCAGCAGTGCCAGGGACAGGCCGATGACGCGGGCACGGTCACGCTGCTCGGGCGGGAGCTTGTCAGCCAGGATGGCGATGAATACGAGGTTATCGATGCCGAGCACCAGCTCCAGCACGATCAAGGTCAGCAGGCCGAGCCATGCGGTGGGGTCAACGATCCATTCCATGGGTTATGCGTTCCCTTGGACGATCAGTACAAGGGGAGAGGGCTGCGACCGGAAGATACCCGGCGCTCGGGGGCGGAAAACAGTGTTATGGGAAATACGACTGGGAGGTTCCTGAAGCGTGTTCATACAGACCTGGCAATAATTGGGGAAGAAATCCTACAACGGTTTCCAACACTTCATACGAGACGATTTATTACAGAATCTGACGGAGCGACAGCCTGAAACTCTCGTCCAGGCAGTCCTCCGTCATTGGGGAAGACCATAGCGTTCCCCTTTTTACGATGCATTGCCGAGCATTCAAGCTTGGCCAGCGGCCTCGCGGACGAAATCATCGTAGGTGCGTAGAGGGCGTCCCAGAATGGCTTGCAACCGTTCGACCGTCCCGTCTTCGGCCTGCATGCCAAAGGCCTGGATGCCGGCCATCATCAGGCGCATGTCGTACGCCAGCCAGCTGGGGCCGAACGATGCCATCTGTCCTTCGAATGCGGCCACGTCGTCACCGCCATAAGCGACTTCGCGACTCAGTGCCAAGCTCCAGGCCTGTGCCACGGCTGCACCGGTCAATGCTTGCGGGCCTACAAGTTCCAGCGTGACGCGGTCGAGGGCAGTGGGGGCACGGTCCCGTCGCAGCAACTCGGCGACGGCGACATCGGCGATGTCGCGCGCATCGATCATCGAGACGCCCTTCGAGCCGATCGGCATCGGGTAGACGCCGTAGTCACGGAGGGTCTGCTGGACCATGAGCTCGTTCTGCATAAAGTAAGCCGGACGCAGAATGGTTGCCGGAACGCCGTGACTTTCGATCATCCTCTCGACCGTATGCTTGCCGGTGAAATGCGGAACGTTGGTGAACTTGTCGGCATGGATCACCGACAGGTAGACGATGCGCTCGATACCGGCTTCGCGCGCCAGGTTCAGCGTGATCAGTGCCTGTGTCACCTCATCGGGCGTGACGGCGTTCAGCAAGAACAACGTACGCACCGATGAAAGCGCGGCGCGCATGGACGGTACGTCGGTCAAGTCTGCGATGACTTCGGTGACGCCTGCAGGGAAGTCCCGCTTGCCGGCCTGGCGCACCAGCGCTTTTACCTCGGCGCCCGCTTCGGCGAGCCGCGCAGTGATAAGTGAACCAATGGTGCCCGTGGCGCCGGTGATCAAGATGCTCATATGAATCTCCTGTCGTGGATATAAGGGAATGTGTTCCCCGATGACAGGACGATAGGTTGTTGCAGGTGTAAAACGAAGACGCCAATATGTAGACACATTGTCCCGAAAATGGAACACCATGAACCTGAACGCGCTGATCGATTTTGCCTTGGTCGCCACCAATGAAGGGCTTGGAAAGGCCAGCCGGGCGAGCGGCAGGTCGAAAGCGACCTTGTCGCGGCGCATTGCCGACTTGGAGGAGCAGTTGGGCGTCCGGCTGATCGAGCGCAGCGCCCGTGGCTTGAAGCTCACCGAGGCTGGGGAAATGCTGATTGCCCGGACCGAAGGCCCGTTGGGCGAAGTGATCGAGGCCATGACGGCGGCACAGGAAGGGCTGTCCACGCCGCGCGGACGCTTGCGGGTGGCTGCCCCGGTGTTGTTTTCGCAACTGGCGATGGGGCGCATTGGGGCTGAGTTCTGTGCGGCCTACCCGCAGGTTTCGCTCGATGTCGTGGCGGAGGATCGGTTGGTCGACTTGGTGGAGGAACAATACGATGTGGCCATCCGGATCAACCCGAGCCCGGACAGCAGTCTGGTCGGAAGATGTTTCGCCAAGGACCGGTTGGTGGTCGTGGCCGCGCCAGGAATCGCCAAGCCGACACGCGGTGCGGTCAGGCCGGTTCCCAGTATCGTGTTCTCGAACTTCCAACCGACCCACTGGAATCTCGATGACGGGCGCTTGATCCTGGAGCCTGTCCCCAAGCTATGGTTTTCCTCGTTCCTGATGATTCGCGACGCGGCTATCGCCGGGGGTGGGGCGGCACTCATTCCGCAATCCATCGCCGGTAGCCAACTTGCACGTGGCGAGTTGGTTCAATGGGGGACGGTATCGGGAGTTGAAGCGCAGCTCTGGGTGTTGCACACGTCCAGGCGCCTGGCGGCACCGAAAGTTCGCGCATTCGTCGATTTCATGTGCGCCAGGTATCTGGACATGTCATTGGTGCTGGAAGGATAAAAGACTGCACGTCAACTTAGGGTTATGGCTGTTCCTTCACCTTCGTAGAGACGACCGCTTCGTAACTTCCCGCGGGTGCTACTTCGTTTGTCACCCACAACCGCTCACTGCGGCATTTATATTTAACGCCTTTGCGCGGCACCATTTCCCTGGCCGTGTCGACACACATTTGCCTGGAGGCATAGGTGGGTCCGGTTCTTCGCTCTTCGACACAGCCTTCCATGCCACTACAGATCGTCATGACAAGAAAATAGACAGTCATCATCTAATGTTGCTCCATCGAGCGATGCGGTTAGTTACGTCCTGTGTCAGCGCGGATGAGCGCCTGAACGCACAGTGATACCCGGCGGATGATGAGCTTCCCCCCGAATCTTCAGCAATGGACGCCAGCGCCACCTGTCGGAAAAATGGCACCTTATTTAAAAATTTTTATAGGTGCCATTTCTGTGACGGTTTGTTGGCGCCACGAAGGCTGCCATGAAGCATTTTTTATACCCCTGCGAGGCGGTGCTCAGCGGCATATTCGGGACGGTGAAAAAGCGGTTTTTATATAAAATAACTCAGCGTTCCTAACGTGAAGAAACGGGCCTTGGCGCCTATGTTTACACGTCCAATAGTTGAAGTTTCGGGTCGTTCGAAGTTATTCAATTAGCCTCGCGAAGTTACAGCGGAAGAGTCTTCGAGGACGGGGCTATATGGACAAAATCTGTCCACTTGTCAACGTGGTTTCAGCCCCTATTATTGGCGCACTGAATCGCCAAGAAGAGGGTGTTATGGGGCAGTTATTTGAAGGTTGCATAAAGGTGATCGTTCCTTGTGGTTCGTTGGGGGCGGGTGTTCGCGAAGAAGAAATTGCTTATGGGTTGGCGGCGGGGGCGCAAGTCATTGCTTCGGACGCCGGTTCCACCGATAGCGGTGCGGCTTATCTCGCTCTTGGAAAATCCAAGAACAACCGAGGCGCGGTCAAGCGCGACCTGACAATTTTAATGAAAGCCCAAGCGCAATCCGGCGTGCCGATAATTGTCGGCACCGCGGGGCAGGCAGGCGGTGATCTGAACTTGGATTGGACGCGAGATATTGCCCTTGAAATTGCTGCAGAGTTGGGCGTGTCGCCAAAAATAGCGCTCATCTATTGCGAGCAAGACAAGCAGACAGTTAAAAAACTGAACGCTGAAGGTCGTATCAAGCCGCTCCCGCCTCATGGAAGTCTGGAAGACGCGACGGTGGACAGTTGTGAACACATTGTCGCAGCGCTTGGGGTGGAACCCTTTCTCGCCGCCCTTGATGCTGGCGCGGACATAATCCTGGCTGGTCGTTCCACCGATACTGCGGTCATCGCCTGTTATCCCATCTGGAAGGGCGCGCCTTGGGGGCCTTCCTGGCACGCCGGCAAAACCGGTGAATGCGGCGTGCAATGCGCCGTCAACCCGACACTTGGATCGGGCATCCTGCTGAGTGTTGATGCGAATGGCTTCGAAGTCGAACCCTTGAGCCAAGACAATCAGTGCACCCCTCATAGCGTATCGGCCCACATGCTCTACGAGAACAGCGATCCGTTCCGGTTGATCGAGCCAGGCGGCATCTTGAATGTTGCCCAGGCGCGTTATACCGCTCTGAATGGCCGCGCCGTTCGAGTGGAGGGTTCGCGCTGGGAAGAAATGCCCTACACCATGAAGTTGGAAGGCGCCTCGGCTGGTTTATATCAAACGATCATGCTGGTGGGCATCCAGGATCCCGATGTGCTCAATGATATCGATGGTTTTCACGATCGCTTGCTCGAAGCCCTCCATATAAGAACGCGCCAGTCCATACCCGCCGAGGAACTGGGCGAGTTTCATATTTCCCTGCGGATGTACGGATGGAATGGCGTTACGGGTGCAGCGCCTGCTGTCGGGACATTGCCCCCGCCTGAAGTGGGTATGTTGTTTGTCGCAACTGCCGCGACCCAGGAAATGGCCAATACAATTGCTCAAGCCTGCAATCCTTATTTTTTCCATTACCCCAGTGTCATGGGCAAGGAACTGCCTTCCTATGGGTTTGCCTTTACACCGGCCGATATACCTCGCGGGCAGATATTCGAGTTCAAGTTGAATCACGTCGTGCAACTTGAAGATCCATTGGCGTTGGTGCGTCTGAAATGGATTGATCTATCAAACAAGTCGACGGCTATACAGGAGCTTGCACAGTGATCAAGTTGCGTGATGTCTGTCGGCATGTCCGATCCAAACAAGCGGGGCCGTTCTGGATTACTTTCGATATCTTCTTCAATGGGCGCGAGAACTTTGAGCGTTATTCCGATTGCGCCGCACTTTCTCCCGGGCAATTCGCGAGGCTCTACGGCACCGATCCCGAACAAGTCAAGCGCGTTGCCGTGCCCGACCTGGAAATGGTCAAGATCTCTTATCCGCGGGCAACGCCGCAGGGGGGCATGGTCGAGCGCGACATGCATGCCGGCCAGCAATACGTCCGCCTGCTCGACGTGATGGTCGAGTAAGACTCCCTACGCCCAGTGGCGCCTGGATTTGTTCGCCTCACGGACGAGGCCTGACCCACCCATACCTGAGGTAACCATGACGGACTCGACCGTTGCTATGCGGCTGGCGCAATACGCCCACGAATTCAGGAAGCAAAGGCTACCCGTAAAAATCATCCACCTGGTGCGCCAGCGCTTTATCGATAGCCTGGCCTGCGTGCTGGGCGCTTATGGGGCGGACCCGGTAACGGCTGCCGTGTGTTACGCCGCCGCCAACACCGCGAAATCCTCCAGCGTCTTCGGCACGGATTTAAAAACGACGCCGGAAATCGCCGCCTTCGCCAACGGCCTGATGGTCCGCTTCCTCGACTATAACGACGGCTACATGGGCAAGGAACCGGGCCACCCCAGTGACAACATTCCCGCCTGCCTCGCGGTGGCCCAGGCCGAGGGGGCAACGGGTGCCGAGCTGATTTCGGCCATTGTCCTGGCCTACGAGATCCAGATGCGGTTGCAGGATGCGGCCAGCTTGAACAAGCGTGGCTGGGACCACGTCAATTACATCAATGTAGCGATGGCGGTGGCGGCTTCGAACCTGATGAAACTCGACGTGCTCCAGACTGAGCAAGCGATCAATATTGCCCTGAGCGGGCATCTGGCGATGCGCCAGGTGCGCAGTGGGTCGTTGTCCGACTGGAAAGGTTGCTCTGCAGCCAATGCCGCACGCAACGCCATTTTCGCCGCCCAACTGGCGCGCCATGGCATGACGGGGCCGTCGCCGATCTTTGAAGGTGAGATGGGCTTCTTCAAGCAGGTTTCGGGACCGTTTGAGCTGGATACCGATCGTTTTGGTACGCCTGACAATGGCGATTACGCCATATGCCGCTCCCTGACCAAGACATTTCCCACCAATGGCGAGCTGCATACGGCTGTCTGGGCTGCGCTGGATCTACGCAAACGGATCGACGGGGTGGGAGAGATTGCCGCCATTACCATCGAAACCTCGGAATTCAACCGCCGAGTGCTGGCCGATACGCCGGAGAAATGGTTGCCGAAAACCAGGGAAACGGCGGACCACAGCCTGCCTTACAACGTCGCCCGGGCATTGCTCGATGGCGACATCACGATAGGCTCTTATTCTGCTGAAAAAATTGCCGACCCAGCGGCGATTGCCTTGATGGACAAGATTGTCGTCGCTGAGGATCCGGCGCTGACGGCACTGTTCCCACGGCACCTGGCCAATCGTGTCAGTGTGACCCTGCTGTCAGGCAAGCAAGTGGTGAGTGAGATGATCACCGGGCCCGGATCCGTCGAAACCCCGATGAACGATCATGATTTCGAGCGAAAATTCGTACGCATGGCCGCGCCGCATATCGACGCAACGGCCCAGGCCCGAGTGCTGGGGCTCGTTGCCCGGCTTGAAGAACAAGACGAGTTCGAATCGCTATTCGCGGCGATGACGGTCTCGTAACGGGATTGGCGCTCCCAACGGGGCTCGCAGGGAGCGGCCAAGCTGGGGCTCAACGGCGGCCGATTCTGGTCGCCGTCGGCAAGGTCCCCGTATACCGCGCGCGGGGTCGAGCGTCGTGGTGTTGGTTGTATTGCTCGCTGGCGTGGGCTATCCAACCGATCGAGCGACCGACGCCCGCCAGGGAAATTTCCTGCCCGCGCAGTCCCAGTTTCCGGCCAATGAAACTCACCATGAGAATGAATTCTGGTGGGTAGGCAACGAGTTCCGAGGCCACTGAAAAGGCTTTCTGCAGCTTGGCAAACTCGCTGTCGCCGTCGAATACCGCAGTCAACGCCGCCAGGAGATTGCTGGCGCGCGGGTCATTGATTGAATGGACATTGGCGCCGAACCCGACGATATGCCCCTCCTGGCTGTAGCGCTGCAGAATGGGTTGGGCCGGGTCTGGGGCCGTGCAGATTTCCTCGATCATCCTGCTGGCGGCTTCATTTCTTCCGTAGGCGACCTTATGGCCCCTGGCCGCTGCAAGCCCGGCGATCACCGCGTAATAAGGCGTAGCGCCGGTAGTGGCGGCGACGCGGACGCTGTGGGTGGCGTGGTCCAGTTCATGATCGATACTGAGAATCAGCAGGCGCCGGATCAGGTCGGCATGGGCAGGCGGGGCGCCGCAGGCCTGGGTGATGAATTCATGCAAGGGTTGCGTGCTCGGTTCGGTCGCACCCACCACCAATGCGGCAAACCATCTCACGACGTCGGCGCCCGTGCGGGCGTAACTGTCGGTGGAAAGATCGAACGCCTTCGGGTTTTCTCGCTGCACCAGGGGGAAAAGCGCGATGGCTTTCTCTTGTGCGGACATGTGCTCATAGATCTTCAACAGCTTGGCAGCATCGTTGGGGGCACGAGGCAATGACGTGCCGAAGGCCGAAGGCACTTGCCAGATCAATTCGGCGACCTCTTCAACCGTTGCGTGATCAGCCAATTCGACGACGTCGTGTCCCCGGTAGAACAGCCCGTCATCGGTGATCAGCGTAATCGCACTGTCCGACGGCGACAGCCGTTTCGCGGCATGTTTCTCGCCCGCCGGGACTTTTACCAAACGCTGGATGTCCTCGGCCCAGTAGCGACGTTTGGGCGAACCGGCAATCTTGATCGAGCGGATGTTCTTGCGGCTGACATAGGCGTACAGCGTCGCAAGGCTGACCCCAAGCAGGGCCGCGGCTTGCTCTGCCGAGAGGTAGAGGTTTTCTTGATCTGGCATGACGAATCCGATCAGGTTGATTGGGTTTTGTGCATGTTTATTAAATATACCGAGATTTCATCAATGTCTATCGGCGCGTCAATTTCTTTGGGATCAGGGCAAAAGTTGTACGCAGGGTTCGCAATCGATCCGCCGCCAAACAGCTGGATGTTGACGAAAAAAATCAAGATTTACAGCCATTCCACCCCTATGTAGATTTCGGCTGCGCAAGAGCTGTTCACATTGATTTTCGATGACATCGATAACAATAAAAACGAGAAGGTGACACGCATGGCTTGGTTAGGTTTCGCAATGGTCGTCACGTTTATGGCATTGATCATAAGCAAGCGACTTTCTGCCGTGACGGCACTCATCCTCGTTCCAGTTGCTTTTGGACTGGCCAGTGGGGCAGGGCCGGAATTGGGTGGCATGGTGATGAACGGCGTGAAACAGGTCGCGCCCACCGCACTGATGTTGATGTTTGCAATCTTGTACTTCGCAATCATGTTCGACGCCGGGCTGTTTGAACCCGTCGTGCGAAAAATCCTCCGCTACGTAGGCAATGATCCGCTTCGCGTGGTGCTGGGCACCGCGCTGCTGGCCACGGTTATTTCTTTCGACGGGGATGGCGCAACGACGGTGTTGATCGTAACGACGGCGTTCCTGCCGCTTTACCTTCGCCTCGGCATGAATCCGCTGATTCTCGCGCTGATGCTTCTGTTGACCAATACCGTGGTCAACCTTATTCCCTGGGGAGGGCCGGTGGCGCGAGCCGCCAGTGCGCTTCATCTTGATGTCGCTGAGCTGTTCCTGGGCTTGGTGCCAGCCATGTTGGCGGGACTGGCCTATGCGTTCGTCGTCGCCTTCTGGATCGGCCGCAAAGAGCGGCGGCGTTTGGGTTGGACGCCCGCGTCCAACGTCGCCACAGAGGCCGACCCCGCACTACCCATCCTGCAATCTGAAACGCATAGGCCTAAGCTTTTCTGGATCAACCTCGCGTTGACCGCGGGGCTCATGTACGCCATGGCGACAGGCCTGGCGCCTTTACCGATGTTGATGATGGTCGGTTTTTCCTTGGCGCTGCTGATCAACTATCCGCGCCTGGCGGAGCAGAAGGCCAGAGTCGCGGCTCACTCGGAAAGTGTCCTGATGGTCATCGCCCTGATATTCGCGTCAGGTGCATTCACCGGGATCTTGTCAGGCACCGGCATGGTCGATGGCATGTCCGAAAAGATCGTGCATTTGATCCCGGAAAGCGGCGGCCAATATTTCAGCATCATCACCGCGCTTGTCGCCTTGCCGCTTAATTTCCTGTTATCCAACGACGCGTTTTTCTTCGGGATCTTGCCCGTGCTCGGGGCCGCCGGCGCCGAATACGGCATCGACCCCATGCACATCGCTCGCGCATCGGTACTGGGTCAGCCGGTGCATGCATTGAGTCCATTGGTCGCGGCGGTTTATTTGATCAGCGGAATCATCAAGCGCGACATGGGCGACATGCAACGCTATTGCCTGCTCTGGGCCATAGGCAGCAGCCTGGTGCTGATTGTTACGGCTGTTATTACCCGGGCAATTATCTGATTCATTGATTCGCTACGCCAAAGTTTAACGGACGCCTTGTTCGCGTCTGCTCACGTCAAAATAAAAATAATAGATGAGGTGGTCGATGAAATCGATTAACGCCGTCGCGATGACGTTCCTGTCAACATTGTTTATGTCTGATCTTTGTCTGTCGGCGACGATCAGTCATCCGGAAAGGTTTCAGCAGGAGGGAAAGTTGAATGCCTATCTTCGCTCGATGTATATCAACACGCGGATCTCCAATGACTTGATCGAG
The Pseudomonas marvdashtae genome window above contains:
- a CDS encoding SDR family oxidoreductase; this encodes MSILITGATGTIGSLITARLAEAGAEVKALVRQAGKRDFPAGVTEVIADLTDVPSMRAALSSVRTLFLLNAVTPDEVTQALITLNLAREAGIERIVYLSVIHADKFTNVPHFTGKHTVERMIESHGVPATILRPAYFMQNELMVQQTLRDYGVYPMPIGSKGVSMIDARDIADVAVAELLRRDRAPTALDRVTLELVGPQALTGAAVAQAWSLALSREVAYGGDDVAAFEGQMASFGPSWLAYDMRLMMAGIQAFGMQAEDGTVERLQAILGRPLRTYDDFVREAAGQA
- a CDS encoding DUF4387 family protein, with the protein product MIKLRDVCRHVRSKQAGPFWITFDIFFNGRENFERYSDCAALSPGQFARLYGTDPEQVKRVAVPDLEMVKISYPRATPQGGMVERDMHAGQQYVRLLDVMVE
- a CDS encoding acyclic terpene utilization AtuA family protein; this encodes MDKICPLVNVVSAPIIGALNRQEEGVMGQLFEGCIKVIVPCGSLGAGVREEEIAYGLAAGAQVIASDAGSTDSGAAYLALGKSKNNRGAVKRDLTILMKAQAQSGVPIIVGTAGQAGGDLNLDWTRDIALEIAAELGVSPKIALIYCEQDKQTVKKLNAEGRIKPLPPHGSLEDATVDSCEHIVAALGVEPFLAALDAGADIILAGRSTDTAVIACYPIWKGAPWGPSWHAGKTGECGVQCAVNPTLGSGILLSVDANGFEVEPLSQDNQCTPHSVSAHMLYENSDPFRLIEPGGILNVAQARYTALNGRAVRVEGSRWEEMPYTMKLEGASAGLYQTIMLVGIQDPDVLNDIDGFHDRLLEALHIRTRQSIPAEELGEFHISLRMYGWNGVTGAAPAVGTLPPPEVGMLFVATAATQEMANTIAQACNPYFFHYPSVMGKELPSYGFAFTPADIPRGQIFEFKLNHVVQLEDPLALVRLKWIDLSNKSTAIQELAQ
- a CDS encoding citrate synthase, coding for MPDQENLYLSAEQAAALLGVSLATLYAYVSRKNIRSIKIAGSPKRRYWAEDIQRLVKVPAGEKHAAKRLSPSDSAITLITDDGLFYRGHDVVELADHATVEEVAELIWQVPSAFGTSLPRAPNDAAKLLKIYEHMSAQEKAIALFPLVQRENPKAFDLSTDSYARTGADVVRWFAALVVGATEPSTQPLHEFITQACGAPPAHADLIRRLLILSIDHELDHATHSVRVAATTGATPYYAVIAGLAAARGHKVAYGRNEAASRMIEEICTAPDPAQPILQRYSQEGHIVGFGANVHSINDPRASNLLAALTAVFDGDSEFAKLQKAFSVASELVAYPPEFILMVSFIGRKLGLRGQEISLAGVGRSIGWIAHASEQYNQHHDARPRARYTGTLPTATRIGRR
- a CDS encoding CitMHS family transporter — its product is MAWLGFAMVVTFMALIISKRLSAVTALILVPVAFGLASGAGPELGGMVMNGVKQVAPTALMLMFAILYFAIMFDAGLFEPVVRKILRYVGNDPLRVVLGTALLATVISFDGDGATTVLIVTTAFLPLYLRLGMNPLILALMLLLTNTVVNLIPWGGPVARAASALHLDVAELFLGLVPAMLAGLAYAFVVAFWIGRKERRRLGWTPASNVATEADPALPILQSETHRPKLFWINLALTAGLMYAMATGLAPLPMLMMVGFSLALLINYPRLAEQKARVAAHSESVLMVIALIFASGAFTGILSGTGMVDGMSEKIVHLIPESGGQYFSIITALVALPLNFLLSNDAFFFGILPVLGAAGAEYGIDPMHIARASVLGQPVHALSPLVAAVYLISGIIKRDMGDMQRYCLLWAIGSSLVLIVTAVITRAII
- a CDS encoding MmgE/PrpD family protein, which codes for MTDSTVAMRLAQYAHEFRKQRLPVKIIHLVRQRFIDSLACVLGAYGADPVTAAVCYAAANTAKSSSVFGTDLKTTPEIAAFANGLMVRFLDYNDGYMGKEPGHPSDNIPACLAVAQAEGATGAELISAIVLAYEIQMRLQDAASLNKRGWDHVNYINVAMAVAASNLMKLDVLQTEQAINIALSGHLAMRQVRSGSLSDWKGCSAANAARNAIFAAQLARHGMTGPSPIFEGEMGFFKQVSGPFELDTDRFGTPDNGDYAICRSLTKTFPTNGELHTAVWAALDLRKRIDGVGEIAAITIETSEFNRRVLADTPEKWLPKTRETADHSLPYNVARALLDGDITIGSYSAEKIADPAAIALMDKIVVAEDPALTALFPRHLANRVSVTLLSGKQVVSEMITGPGSVETPMNDHDFERKFVRMAAPHIDATAQARVLGLVARLEEQDEFESLFAAMTVS
- a CDS encoding LysR family transcriptional regulator — translated: MNLNALIDFALVATNEGLGKASRASGRSKATLSRRIADLEEQLGVRLIERSARGLKLTEAGEMLIARTEGPLGEVIEAMTAAQEGLSTPRGRLRVAAPVLFSQLAMGRIGAEFCAAYPQVSLDVVAEDRLVDLVEEQYDVAIRINPSPDSSLVGRCFAKDRLVVVAAPGIAKPTRGAVRPVPSIVFSNFQPTHWNLDDGRLILEPVPKLWFSSFLMIRDAAIAGGGAALIPQSIAGSQLARGELVQWGTVSGVEAQLWVLHTSRRLAAPKVRAFVDFMCARYLDMSLVLEG
- a CDS encoding TerC family protein, with the translated sequence MEWIVDPTAWLGLLTLIVLELVLGIDNLVFIAILADKLPPEQRDRARVIGLSLALLMRLGLLASISWMVTLTNPLFELFDKTFSGRDLIMLFGGVFLLFKATMELHERLEGHVTQRAGNAAYAMFWPIVAQIVVLDAVFSLDAVITAVGMVEHLSVMMIAVIFSIGLMIVASKPLTKFVNGHPTVIMLCLGFLMMIGFSLTAEGLGFHIPKGYLYAAIGFSILIELFNQLARSRRKKSLQGLLPMRERTAHAVMRLLGGKQLGADEVGEEIADMLADGEHEQVFHRRERVMISGVLQLAERPIRHVMTPRAQIDHIDLADTPEQIRTALMHSSYSRLPLIREGRVDEPLGFVHKKELLKEILAGNQPNLEAMARKTINLLDSFTILNALEQMRKESTHIAFVVNEFGDFVGLLTMTDILESIAGELPDASEIEGPNIVPQEGGFLVSGALNLSQIREHIGFLVEATEDYQTLAGLVMSLLDRLPIIGDTLSWQGWRMTVVEVEERRVTRVLLRVEEPAFAAHD